The following coding sequences lie in one Spinacia oleracea cultivar Varoflay chromosome 1, BTI_SOV_V1, whole genome shotgun sequence genomic window:
- the LOC130465672 gene encoding protein JINGUBANG-like, with product MGFESSCNNSSSSMVSKEWSFRSTSSSSISNNSSTNNLNLSHYTYIHPYYKCITTLKTPNHHHISCLAVHNNLLYAASGNQITSFDLTTLSPTVSFDGRDFSSGGFIKSIAFHQDDKILTAHQDTKIRVWKRHRLLATLPTIKDKLRRFYCAKNYVQVGRNKRKLWIQHNDAVSGMTLHNGLIYSVSWDKTLKIWRGSDFKCLESVTAHEDAVNAVAVSTNGVVYTGSADGKIRVWKRGYDKVGKHSMVANMEKHGSTVNALALSKDGRVLLSGGCDGAIIAWEKEGEDDQMVESGVVGGHDGAVLCLIRLDHDLFVSGGADRTVRIWGRGEGGNGCGGRGLFCCMGVLEGHDKPVRSLVVASSESVSSNGVVSVCSGSLDGEIKIWEIMASELINHRPSCMAATKIVTPY from the coding sequence atgggTTTCGAAAGCAGCTGCAACAATAGCTCCTCCTCAATGGTGTCTAAAGAATGGAGCTTTAGAAGCACATCTTCATCTTCAATCTCCAACAATAGCAGCACAAACAATCTTAATCTATCTCATTATACTTATATCCACCCCTATTACAAATGCATAACAACTCTTAAAACACCAAACCACCACCACATCTCTTGCTTAGCAGTCCACAACAACCTCCTCTACGCCGCGTCCGGCAACCAAATCACTTCCTTCGATTTAACCACACTCTCTCCTACGGTGTCGTTCGACGGCCGAGATTTTTCCTCGGGAGGGTTCATCAAGTCCATTGCATTCCACCAAGATGACAAAATCTTAACCGCTCATCAAGACACTAAAATCCGAGTATGGAAACGACACCGTTTACTCGCAACCCTCCCTACGATCAAAGACAAACTACGTCGTTTCTATTGTGCGAAAAACTACGTACAAGTTGGAAGAAATAAGAGGAAGCTTTGGATTCAACATAACGACGCCGTTTCAGGGATGACGTTACATAACGGTTTAATCTACTCCGTTTCATGGGATAAAACGTTGAAAATATGGCGGGGGTCGGATTTTAAATGTTTAGAGTCGGTAACGGCGCATGAAGACGCTGTTAACGCCGTAGCGGTTTCGACAAACGGGGTAGTGTATACGGGGTCAGCTGACGGGAAAATAAGGGTGTGGAAGAGGGGGTATGATAAGGTGGGGAAACACTCCATGGTAGCTAACATGGAGAAGCATGGATCAACGGTAAATGCGTTAGCGTTGAGTAAAGATGGGAGGGTGTTGTTATCAGGCGGCTGTGATGGTGCGATCATTGCGTGGGAAAAAGAAGGGGAGGATGATCAGATGGTGGAGAGTGGAGTTGTAGGAGGGCATGATGGGGCCGTGTTGTGCTTGATTAGATTGGatcatgatttgtttgttagCGGTGGAGCGGATCGGACGGTGAGGATTTGGGGGAGAGGAGAGGGGGGAAATGGGTGTGGGGGTAGGGGATTGTTTTGTTGTATGGGTGTTTTAGAAGGGCATGATAAACCGGTGAGGTCGTTGGTGGTGGCGTCGTCGGAAAGTGTGTCGTCGAACGGTGTCGTTTCGGTTTGTAGTGGGAGCTTGGATGGGGAGATTAAGATTTGGGAAATCATGGCTTCTGAGCTCATCAATCATAGGCCTTCTTGCATGGCTGCAACAAAGATTGTTACACCGTACTAG